From the genome of Vicia villosa cultivar HV-30 ecotype Madison, WI linkage group LG2, Vvil1.0, whole genome shotgun sequence, one region includes:
- the LOC131651955 gene encoding uncharacterized protein LOC131651955, translating into MSCSSSSGSEDDNEGFESYRKGGYHAVRIADSFAAGRFIAQRKLGWGQFSTVWLAYDTITSSYVALKIQKSAADFVQAALHEIDVLSSIAEGDPSNSKYVIQLIDHFKHTGPNGQHHCMVLEFLGDSLLRLIRYNRYKGLPLNKVREICKCILIGLDYLHSELRIIHTDLKPENILLFSTIDPAKDPFSSGCSPILERPVGNTNGGLTSLIEKRLKRRARSAVAKISGRTASIEGRGEAAKSRRNIDAIDVRCKIVDFGNACWDDKKFAEEIQTRQYRAPEVILKSGYSFPVDMWSFACIAFELATGDMLFTPKGGQDYSEDEDHLALMMELLGKMPRKIAIAGAQSKDYFDRHGDLKRIRRLKYWPLDKLLIDRYKFSANDAREFSEFLLPLFDFAPEKRPTARQCMQHSWLNCKESASNETRNETTVEKVNVGMSNLQIKVGK; encoded by the exons ATGTCGTGTTCGTCTTCATCGGGATCGGAAGATGATAACGAAGGGTTTGAGTCTTACCGGAAAGGTGGTTACCATGCCGTTAGAATCGCCGATTCTTTCGCGGCTGGGAGGTTTATAGCTCAGCGGAAACTTGGTTGGGGTCAATTCTCCACCGTCTGGCTCGCTTATGATACTATCACCTCT TCATATGTGGCTCTCAAAATCCAGAAAAGTGCGGCCGATTTTGTTCAGGCTGCCCTCCATGAGATTGATGTTCTTTCATCCATTGCGGAAGGTGATCCATCAAATTCAAAGTATGTTATCCAATTGATTGATCACTTTAAGCATACAGGTCCCAATGGGCAGCATCATTGCATGGTCCTTGAGTTTCTCGGCGATAGCTTGCTTCGTTTGATCAGATATAACCGATACAAAGGTCTTCCACTGAATAAAGTTAGAGAGATATGTAAATGCATTTTGATTGGTTTGGATTATTTGCATAGTGAACTCCGTATAATCCATACTGACTTAAAACCTGAAAACATTCTTCTATTTTCAACTATTGACCCTGCCAAAGATCCTTTTAGTTCTGGTTGCTCCCCAATTTTAGAACGGCCTGTGGGAAACACAAACGGTGGACTTACTAGTCTTATTGAGAAAAGGTTGAAGAGGAGAGCGAGGAGTGCAGTTGCTAAAATATCAGGAAGAACGGCTTCAATTGAAGGAAGAGGAGAAGCTGCAAAATCTCGTAGAAATATTGATGCAATTGACGTGAGATGCAAGATTGTCGATTTTGGAAATGCGTGTTGGGATGATAAGAAGTTTGCAGAAGAAATACAAACAAGGCAGTATAGAGCCCCTGAAGTTATACTGAAGTCTGGTTATTCGTTCCCTGTTGACATGTGGTCTTTTGCTTGCATTGCTTTTGAGCTTGCCACTGGAGATATGTTATTTACACCCAAAGGTGGACAAGATTATAGCGAGGATGAG GATCATCTTGCCCTGATGATGGAACTCCTAGGAAAGATGCCGCGGAAG ATTGCTATTGCCGGAGCACAATCCAAGGATTACTTTGACAGGCACGGTGATCTGAAAAGGATTCGAAGGCTAAAATATTGGCCACTTGACAAATTACTAATCGATAGATATAAATTTTCAGCGAATGACGCACGTGAGTTTTCAGAGTTTCTTTTGCCACTTTTTGATTTTGCGCCAGAAAAACGACCAACTGCACGACAGTGCATGCAACATTCCTGGCTGAACTGCAAGGAGTCAGCATCAAATGAAACGAGAAACGAAACTACTGTCGAAAAGGTTAATGTTGGTATGAGCAATCTTCAAATCAAGGTAGGAAAGTGA